In Topomyia yanbarensis strain Yona2022 chromosome 2, ASM3024719v1, whole genome shotgun sequence, one DNA window encodes the following:
- the LOC131682778 gene encoding uncharacterized protein LOC131682778, translated as MLQYYIGITLIFSTISCQELTIRNLQNDLILMQKTTLCQIQTGNIRIVHPINITEIEVTINLLTNLVYHKQRKNNALIELSKHKIRELYSNFVQIKPASHQRHRRMDAIGTMWKWIAGSPDAEDSRIIYSNLNQLINENNHQVKINNQIDKRISALTNTINQIIDKQQINQIVLDELDVITTIINIDTLNKIITSIQEAMLFSRIHVTSNGILTSQEIHLIKDIINNQGVQLNIPEEALNFVTPKLVMNENTLLYILHVPELEKEKSTIIRIYPLNKNGTVIKSYPQFLIKQAKRLFTTSKPEEYVQLQSYIREFNDSCIHPLIMGTEPLCLMETKNETTALLISNNKMLITNAQNNELQSDCGPHNGNLSGNLVISFSNCTIAFMGHHFTSKEKITENETILGAFHNLNIKSELSKNYDVEKIEKATLINRNKLDEISLRHETDWKWKWSLLGGTSLTSVLLFITLYLILFHLRAIHIRATKRNQRRRSSKSTNQNNPSSAEDDTFSPPPMNYVGTWTPTSNADA; from the coding sequence ATGCTCCAATATTACATAGGAATCACCTTGATATTCTCGACCATTTCATGCCAAGAACTAACTATTCGGAACCTACAAAATGATCTAATATTAATGCAAAAAACAACCCTCTGCCAAATCCAAACCGGAAACATTCGTATTGTTCACCCAATTAACATAACAGAAATAGAGGTCACCATCAACCTACTCACAAATTTAGTGTACCATAAGCAAAGAAAAAATAATGCTTTAATCGAACTAAGTAAACACAAAATTCGAGAATTGTATTCAAATTTTGTACAAATAAAACCAGCATCGCACCAGAGACACAGAAGAATGGACGCTATCGGCACAATGTGGAAATGGATAGCAGGCAGTCCAGATGCCGAAGACTCACGAATCATTTACTCAAACCTCAACCAACTTATCAACGAAAACAACCATCAAGTGAAGATCAACAATCAAATCGACAAAAGAATCTCAGCTCTTACAAACACAATCAATCAAATAATAGACAAACAACAAATCAACCAAATCGTCCTCGACGAACTAGACGTTATCACCACCATTATAAACATCGACACTCTcaacaaaattataacaagtattcAAGAAGCAATGCTATTTTCTAGAATTCACGTCACTAGTAACGGTATACTAACCAGCCAGGAAATTCACTTAATCAAAGACATCATCAACAATCAAGGAGTCCAACTCAATATTCCCGAGGAAGCCCTAAATTTTGTTACACCGAAACTAGTAATGAACGAAAACACTTTACTGTACATATTACATGTTCCAGAATTAGAGAAGGAAAAATCCACAATCATACGGATCTACCCCTTGAACAAAAACGGTACAGTTATAAAATCTTACCCCCAATTTCTGATCAAACAGGCAAAACGACTCTTCACCACATCAAAACCCGAAGAGTATGTCCAATTGCAAAGCTACATCAGAGAATTCAACGACTCTTGCATACACCCACTCATCATGGGAACGGAACCATTATGTCTAATGGaaactaaaaatgaaactaCTGCACTACTAATAAGCAATAACAAAATGCTCATTACAAACGCACAAAACAATGAGCTACAGTCCGACTGTGGCCCACACAATGGAAATCTATCAGGAAACCTTGTAATATCATTCTCCAACTGCACAATAGCTTTTATGGGTCACCACTTTACATCAAAGGAAAAAATAACCGAAAACGAGACTATTTTAGGTGCCTTCCACAACCTAAACATAAAAAGCGAACTTTCCAAAAACTATGACgttgaaaaaatagaaaaagctaccttaataaataggaacaaattagacgaaatatcaCTTCGACACGAAACAgattggaaatggaaatggagcCTTCTTGGAGGAACCTCGTTAACATCTGTTTTATTGTTCATCACCCTCTACTTAATACTTTTCCATTTAAGAGCAATTCATATAAGAG